The nucleotide window GCGGCCCTGGTACTTGGCGACGTGGGTGAAGAGCGCCACCCCCGTCACGTCCCCCAGGGCCCACACCCCCTCGGCGAGCCGGCAGCGATCGTCTACAGGGAGGCCCTTCGGGAGCGGCTCGACGCCGACGTTCTCGAGACCGAGCCCCTCCGTGCGCGGGGTGCGCCCGGCGGCGATCACGACCACGTCCGCCTCCACCTGCGTCCCGTCGTCGAGCTCGATGGTCGCCGCCTCCCCGTTTCTCCGGGCACGGACCGCCTTCCGGCCCGTGAGCACCCGCACGCCCTCCTCCTCGAGGTACTTCCGTGCGAGCTCGCCCACCTGCGCATCCTCGCGGTTTATCAGGTGGTCCGCCGACTGGACGATCGTCACCTCCGAGCCGAAGCGGGTGAGCCACTGGGCGGTCTCTATGCCGTTCGGCCCCCCGCCGACGATGAGGGCGCGTCCGGGGACCTCGCGGCTCGTCGTCACCTCGCGGTTGGTCCAGACGGTGACATCATCGAGACCTTCGATGGGAGGCACGTTGGGCTCGGAGCCGGTCGCGACGATGATGTGACTGGCCTCGATGGTCTCGCCGTTCACCTCCACCCGTCCGGGTCCGGCGATGCGGCCCTCGCCCTTGAAGACCCGCGCGCCCTTCTCTTCGTAGCCCTCGACCTGCGCGGCGTCGTCGAGGTGGCGGATCATGTAGTCCCGGTAATCGAAGACCTCTTCGAGCGTCAGCGCGGGGGTGTCCGTTCCGAAGGCCCGCCGCGCCTCGTTTCTCACCTCCGGCGGCCTCAGGAGCGTCTTCGAGGGTATGCACGCCCAGTAGCCGCACTCGCCCCCGATGAGCTCGCGCTCCACCACGGCGATCCTCTTGCCGCCCGAGATCAAACGGCTCGCCGCCACCTCGCCACCGGGGCCCATCCCGATCACCACGACATCGAACCTCTCCGCCATCACGCTTCCTCCCGAAATTGATTCGCTTGCACGAATATCGATCTTACGGGCTCCACAAGATATTTCAAGGAGAGGACGAGGGTCGGGCGATCCGGGGCTCTGGTAGAATCGAGTAAGGGCATCCTGTCCCGCTTGTGTTCAGCGAGAGGTCGAGGCAGGAGGAGTGGATGTGGAGAAGACCCGCACCAGGCACGAGGCGCTAGGTCTCGACGAGGGTGACCTAATCAGGATGTACCGTGCCATGCTCTTGGCGCGGCGGACGGACGAGCGCATGTGGATCCTGAACCGTCAGGGCAGGGCGGCTTTCGTGATCTCCTGTCAGGGGCATGAAGCTGCGCAGGTAGGAGCGGCGTACAACATGCGGCCCGGGTACGACTACCTGTATCCGTACTACCGGGATTTCGCGATGACCACCGTGCTCGGGCAGAGCGCGCGCGACCATCTTCTCAGCCTGCTCGGGAAGAAGGAGGATCCCAACAGTGCGGGTCGACAGATGCCGGGTCACTTCTCCAGCCGCGAGCTGAGGATCGTCACCGCCTCGGCGCCGGTCGGGGTGCAGTATCCGCAGGCGGTCGGGAGTGCCCTGGCGTTCAAGCTGCGCGGGGAGGACGGTGTGGTGCTCGTCTCCGGCGGCGAGGGGTCGACCAGCGAGGGCGACTGGCACGAGGCGATGAACTTCGCCGGGGTGAGGAGGCTCCCGGTCGTCTTCCTGGTGCAGAACAACGCCTATGCCATCTCGGTGCCCGAGGAGTTGCAGGTCGCGGGTTCGATCGCGAAGCGCGCCGAAGGGTACGGCTTCCCCGGGGTGGCGGTGGACGGCAACGACGTGCTCGCCGTCTACGAGGTCGCAAAGGAGGCCTTCGGACGGGCGCGGCGGGGCGAAGGGCCGACTTTGATCGAGGCGAAGACCTACCGCCTGACCGCCCATTCCTCCGACGACGACGACCGGCGCTACCGCGAGCGCGAGGAGATCGAAAGGTGGCGGCAGAAGGATCCGATCCTCCGCTTCGAGCGCTACCTCTTCGAGGTCGGGGTGCTCGACGAGGAGAAGAAGGAGGAGATCTCCGCGCAGATCAAAGCGGAGATCGACGAGGCGGTCGAGTACGCCGAGGCCGCGCCCTTCGCCGAGCCGGAGGAGGCGCTCGAGCGCGTCTACGCGGAGGCCTGAGGAGATGGCCGTCAGGAATCTGCTGCAGGCCATCCACGACGCCCTCGAGGAGGAGATGCGCGCCGACGAGACCGTCCTGATCCTGGGCGAGGACGTGGGGAGGGCCGGTGGGGTCTTCCGGGTTACCGAGGGACTGCAGGAGGAGTTCGGCCCCGACAGGGCGCTCGACACCCCGCTCGCCGAGAGCCTCATCGTCGGATCTGCGATAGGGCTCTCGGTCAACGGGATGCGGCCGGTCGCCGAGATACAGTTCGCGGACTTCATCCCGCCGGCCTTCGATCAGATCGTCTCCGAGGCCGCCCGCTTCTACTACCGCTCCAACGGGGCGTGGAACGTGCCGATCACGATCCGCGCTCCCTACGGCGTGGTACCCGGCGGGGCGCTCTACCACTCCCAGTCCGTGGAGGCGTACTTCTGCAACACCCCCGGTCTCAAGGTCGTCGCCCCGACCTTCCCGAAGGAGGCCAAGGGGCTTTTGAAGAGTGCGATCCGGGACCCCAATCCCGTGCTTTTCTTCGAGCACAAGCGCTGTTACCGGCTTCTCAAGGAGGACGTTCCCGAGGAGGACTACACCGTCCCGATCGGGGAGGCGAAGATACACCGGGAGGGTGAGGACATCACCGTCGTCGCCTACGGGCTGGTGCTCCACACCGCGCTCGAGGTCGCGAAGAAGCTCTCCGAGGAGCACGGCATCGAGGCCGAGGTCGTGGAGCCCCTGACCCTCTACCCGCTGGACAGGGAGACGATCCTGGCCTCGGCGCGCAAGACCGGGAAGTTCCTCGCGATCTCCGAGGCCAACATCACCGGCTCGGTGACGGCGGAGATGGCCGCGCTCGTGGCGCGCGAGGCTTTCGAGTGGCTGGACGCGCCGGTGATGCGCCTCGGGGCGCCGGACATACCCGCCGCCGCCTTCGCGCGGCCGATGATGGACGCCTTCGTGCCCGATGCCGCGCGGATAGAGTCGGCCATGCTCGAGCTGGCCCGCTACTAGGGAGGGGGAGAGTTGGCGAAACCCGTTACCATGCCCCAGCTCGGGGAGAGCGTGACCGAAGGGACGATAGCCCGCTGGCTCAAGTCCGAGGGGGAGATGATTGAGAAGGACGAGCCCCTCTGCGAGGTGGACACCGACAAGGTCTCCAGCGAGCTGCCCTCCCCGATCGCCGGAAGGATAGAGAAGCTTCTCGTCTCCGAGGGCGAGACCGTCGAGGTGGGCACCGAGATCGCGCTCGTCGCCGTCGAGGGTGAGTCCGAAGGCCCATCGCGGGAAGACATGCGCTCTGAGGGGCCGACGGAGGAGTTCCCGGCCGCCGGAACCGTGGCGCAGCCGGCCGCCGCGCAACGCGTCAGGAGGCCCGGCGCATCCGGCGGGAACGGACGCGGAGGGGTGCCGGACGCCGGGGAGCTGCGGCTCAGGCGCTCCTCGCCGGTGGTGCGCAGGATCGCCGCCGAGCACGGGATAGACATCTCCGAGATCCGGGGTACTGGCATCGGCGGCAGGGTCACCAGGAAGGACATCGAGGCCTACGTGCGCGAGCGGGAGGCCGCGCGCGGGCCCGCCCCCACGCCGGAGCCGGCCCGCGCGCGGGTCGAGGTCCAGGAAGGAGACCGCGTCGTCGAGCTCGACAGCGTCCGGCGGGCGATCGCGAACCGCATGAGCCTGAGCAAGCGCGAGGCCCCGCACGCCTGGACGATGGTCGAGGCGGACGTCACGGGGCTGGTGGCGCTGCGCGAGCGGATCAAGGAAGACTTCGCCCGGCGGGAGGGGGTGAGGCTCACCTACCTGCCGTTCATCGTCAGGGCCGCCGTCGAGAGCCTCAAGGAGCATCCGATCCTCAACTCCGTCTGGGATGAGGAGAGGATCGTGCTGAGACGGCGGATAAACGTCGGGATCGCGGTGGACCTGGAGGACGCCCTGATCGTGCCTGTGATCCGGGACGCGGACGATTACGGCATCGTCGGGCTCGCCCGCAGGATAGACGACCTGGTCAGACGGGCGCGCGAGCGGCGGCTCTCCCCCGAGGACGTCTCCGGCGGGACGTTCACGGTCAACAACCCGGGCGCGCTGGGTTCGGTGGTCTCCACCCCGATCATCAACCACCCGCAGGCGGCGATCCTCTCCGCCGAGGCGATCGTGAAGCGGCCGGTGGTGGTGGGAGACGCGATCGCGATCCGGAGCATCATGAACCTGGAGGTCTCCTTCGACCATCGCATCCTCGACGGCGGGGCTGCGCTGCGGTTTTTGAACGCGGTGAAGCGTCGGCTGGAGGGCTACACGCCGCAGAGCAGGGTGTTCTAGCGACGCTTTCTCAGCCGGAGCGGAGCCAGACCTGCATGGGGCCCGGAGAACGGTTGGCCCAGGCGAGGTAGGGGACGAGGGTGAGCCTGGAGGGGCGTCTGTTGGGCGTGGGGAGTCTTCGGGTGCGGTAGAGGCTCCCCCGCCAGCCGGGGTCGAGGGATTCGATGCTGGCTGGGGCGTGCAGCGCCGGCATCCCGGCGAGTTCTGGGTGGGGCCCGACGGAGAAGCCCGCATCCGGTGTGAGGACGACGTCGCGGAGGTCTGCCGCGTCCGGGTTGTCCGCACCTTCAGCGCAGTAGAGGATGGGACCGCGCATGACCGCGACCCTCCCTGTGTTCTCGAGGACGTGGGGGTGGCTCTCGAGGAGGCGCACGGGCATCGGCAGGTGCAGCCTCACGGTGTCGCCGGGACGCCAGCGGCGTTGTATCCCGGCGTAGGAGCCGGGCTTCGCCGGGATGTCTGCTTCAGCCCCGTTCACCTCTATGCGCGCTTCTTCGCACCACGCCGGCACGCGCAGCATGAGCGAGAACTCACCCTCGCCGGAGACCACCTCGACCTCGACATCCCCGTCCCACGGGTAGCCGGTGCGCTGCCTGAGATGGACCTTCGGGCCCTGGAGGTTCGCCTCGCCTTCGGCGTAGAGGTGCACCCATACGGTCCCCTCCGAGGTGCTGTAGAAGTAGCCGGGCAGCGCGGCGAGCGTCCTGGCGATGTTCGGCGGGCAGCAGGCGCACCCGAACCACTCCTGCCGGCGGTGCGTGCCGTCGTCGGCGAGCGGGTTCTGGTAGAAGTAGCGCCGGCCGTCGAGCGAGACGCCCGGCAACACGGCGTTGTATAAGGTGTGTTCGATCAGGTCCGCGTAGCGCGCCTCGCCCGTGATCTGGAGCATCCGCCAGCTCCACATCACGCTGCCTATCGCCGCGCAGCTCTCCGCGTAGGCCCTCTCGTTCGGAAGCTCGTGGTCCTTCCCGAACGCCTCCCCCTCGTAGCGCGAGCCGATCCCGCCGCTCACGTACATCCGTTTCGTTACCATGTTATGCCACAAG belongs to Rubrobacter naiadicus and includes:
- a CDS encoding dihydrolipoyl dehydrogenase family protein, whose amino-acid sequence is MAERFDVVVIGMGPGGEVAASRLISGGKRIAVVERELIGGECGYWACIPSKTLLRPPEVRNEARRAFGTDTPALTLEEVFDYRDYMIRHLDDAAQVEGYEEKGARVFKGEGRIAGPGRVEVNGETIEASHIIVATGSEPNVPPIEGLDDVTVWTNREVTTSREVPGRALIVGGGPNGIETAQWLTRFGSEVTIVQSADHLINREDAQVGELARKYLEEEGVRVLTGRKAVRARRNGEAATIELDDGTQVEADVVVIAAGRTPRTEGLGLENVGVEPLPKGLPVDDRCRLAEGVWALGDVTGVALFTHVAKYQGRVVADNILGRERRADYRGIPRVVFSDPEIAACGLTEEQARAQGIDATVASIDLAESIARPYTYEENPRGTLSLVADRERGVLVGAWAVAPLAGEWIHEAALAIRAEIPIEKLLDSVAQFPTYSEAYLQALEKLEL
- a CDS encoding dihydrolipoamide acetyltransferase family protein codes for the protein MAKPVTMPQLGESVTEGTIARWLKSEGEMIEKDEPLCEVDTDKVSSELPSPIAGRIEKLLVSEGETVEVGTEIALVAVEGESEGPSREDMRSEGPTEEFPAAGTVAQPAAAQRVRRPGASGGNGRGGVPDAGELRLRRSSPVVRRIAAEHGIDISEIRGTGIGGRVTRKDIEAYVREREAARGPAPTPEPARARVEVQEGDRVVELDSVRRAIANRMSLSKREAPHAWTMVEADVTGLVALRERIKEDFARREGVRLTYLPFIVRAAVESLKEHPILNSVWDEERIVLRRRINVGIAVDLEDALIVPVIRDADDYGIVGLARRIDDLVRRARERRLSPEDVSGGTFTVNNPGALGSVVSTPIINHPQAAILSAEAIVKRPVVVGDAIAIRSIMNLEVSFDHRILDGGAALRFLNAVKRRLEGYTPQSRVF
- a CDS encoding alpha-ketoacid dehydrogenase subunit beta, which gives rise to MAVRNLLQAIHDALEEEMRADETVLILGEDVGRAGGVFRVTEGLQEEFGPDRALDTPLAESLIVGSAIGLSVNGMRPVAEIQFADFIPPAFDQIVSEAARFYYRSNGAWNVPITIRAPYGVVPGGALYHSQSVEAYFCNTPGLKVVAPTFPKEAKGLLKSAIRDPNPVLFFEHKRCYRLLKEDVPEEDYTVPIGEAKIHREGEDITVVAYGLVLHTALEVAKKLSEEHGIEAEVVEPLTLYPLDRETILASARKTGKFLAISEANITGSVTAEMAALVAREAFEWLDAPVMRLGAPDIPAAAFARPMMDAFVPDAARIESAMLELARY
- a CDS encoding glycoside hydrolase family 127 protein, translating into MDHSRYDLSFTVDVSGSPHARLKPVPLGDVRLSDEFWEPRREINRKVTLREQYEHLESSGTLDNFRRASGRIEAPFRGMYFADSDVYKWLEAASWTLTANPDPELGEMVERAIDEVEAAQEPDGYINTYFTFEQKRERFTNLRDLHELYCGGHLIQAAIAHHRATGSERLLDVARRFADLVCKTFGPKSEGKLETADGHEEIEMALVELFRETGEHRYLDQARFFLDVRGRGRVSGREYHQDHLPFREQQEITGHAVRATYLNAGAADVYAETGDEDILHALERLWHNMVTKRMYVSGGIGSRYEGEAFGKDHELPNERAYAESCAAIGSVMWSWRMLQITGEARYADLIEHTLYNAVLPGVSLDGRRYFYQNPLADDGTHRRQEWFGCACCPPNIARTLAALPGYFYSTSEGTVWVHLYAEGEANLQGPKVHLRQRTGYPWDGDVEVEVVSGEGEFSLMLRVPAWCEEARIEVNGAEADIPAKPGSYAGIQRRWRPGDTVRLHLPMPVRLLESHPHVLENTGRVAVMRGPILYCAEGADNPDAADLRDVVLTPDAGFSVGPHPELAGMPALHAPASIESLDPGWRGSLYRTRRLPTPNRRPSRLTLVPYLAWANRSPGPMQVWLRSG
- a CDS encoding thiamine pyrophosphate-dependent dehydrogenase E1 component subunit alpha; this encodes MEKTRTRHEALGLDEGDLIRMYRAMLLARRTDERMWILNRQGRAAFVISCQGHEAAQVGAAYNMRPGYDYLYPYYRDFAMTTVLGQSARDHLLSLLGKKEDPNSAGRQMPGHFSSRELRIVTASAPVGVQYPQAVGSALAFKLRGEDGVVLVSGGEGSTSEGDWHEAMNFAGVRRLPVVFLVQNNAYAISVPEELQVAGSIAKRAEGYGFPGVAVDGNDVLAVYEVAKEAFGRARRGEGPTLIEAKTYRLTAHSSDDDDRRYREREEIERWRQKDPILRFERYLFEVGVLDEEKKEEISAQIKAEIDEAVEYAEAAPFAEPEEALERVYAEA